From Thalassoglobus sp. JC818, one genomic window encodes:
- a CDS encoding transporter yields the protein MEFAQAKNLFKVMAVTLCMPSLVLAGGDQCIDCAPMNPYASPYSPSDPVASAPQSLDFSSPFSGGLGASSDVAVLPGYIESPIPMNHFRFRFDGLFDNETPDRAEFFYAQYRGLNADAPGPLSFGDIDAQDYSLYLELAPSDVFSVFFELPYRSVQPQGGVGNIQGGPIGDIDNSDSSGLGDINFGFKYALIRNCESVFTFQMRVYTPTGDAGEGLGTDHVTLEPGLLYQRSLTDRLTLFAEVKDWIPIDGSSFQGRDFSGNVLRYGVGTGYTCYDCDGITITPLVEFVGWTVFDGLVSEARGNDIAVNNADTTIVNAKAGIRLNIERGNGSAHSIYAGFGQALTNEAWYDSIVRVDWGIIF from the coding sequence ATGGAATTTGCACAAGCCAAAAACCTATTTAAAGTGATGGCAGTCACTCTCTGCATGCCATCGCTGGTGCTTGCAGGAGGAGACCAATGCATCGATTGTGCTCCAATGAATCCGTACGCCTCTCCGTACTCACCTTCTGATCCGGTGGCCAGCGCGCCTCAGTCGCTCGACTTTTCGTCGCCATTTTCCGGTGGACTCGGTGCCAGCAGCGACGTTGCTGTGCTTCCTGGTTACATCGAGTCACCAATCCCAATGAATCACTTCCGATTCCGATTCGATGGGCTCTTCGACAACGAAACTCCTGACCGCGCTGAGTTCTTCTACGCTCAGTACCGAGGACTCAACGCCGACGCACCCGGCCCTCTCAGCTTCGGTGACATCGATGCTCAAGATTACTCGCTCTATCTTGAATTGGCTCCAAGCGACGTCTTCTCTGTCTTCTTCGAATTGCCATATCGTTCTGTTCAGCCACAGGGCGGAGTCGGCAACATTCAAGGTGGACCAATCGGCGACATCGATAACAGCGACTCATCCGGACTTGGCGACATCAACTTCGGTTTCAAATATGCTCTGATTCGTAACTGCGAATCAGTCTTCACCTTCCAGATGCGTGTCTACACTCCAACTGGAGACGCTGGCGAAGGACTCGGAACAGACCACGTGACACTCGAGCCAGGTCTGCTCTATCAGCGATCGCTGACTGATCGTCTGACTCTGTTCGCCGAAGTCAAAGACTGGATTCCAATTGATGGATCAAGCTTCCAGGGACGAGACTTCTCCGGCAACGTCCTTCGATATGGTGTCGGTACCGGTTACACCTGCTACGACTGCGATGGAATTACAATCACTCCACTTGTCGAATTCGTAGGATGGACCGTGTTCGATGGTCTCGTCTCCGAAGCACGAGGAAACGACATCGCTGTCAACAATGCTGATACCACCATCGTCAACGCCAAAGCTGGTATTCGGCTCAACATCGAACGCGGCAACGGATCAGCTCACTCGATCTACGCCGGTTTCGGTCAGGCACTGACGAATGAAGCCTGGTACGACAGCATCGTCCGCGTCGACTGGGGAATCATCTTCTAG
- a CDS encoding TMEM175 family protein gives MSTQQPKNSANFKLDRLGALSDGVIAIAITILVLGIQVPSPHKVPESKLTDYLYNSIDPMIGFVVSFVLIGTYWLEQFMIFHFLTHTTRMFIALNGVFLLCLSFLPFPTGLQAAYRNDELAMAFYGFANMLCSLSLLWIWLYASKNRQLIQPKIPQETVNRMTKRLLVPPVFSLIAIGCSFISISLSRLVFLAIPIYHFSYYVADPGVHPVSETESSV, from the coding sequence ATGTCCACTCAGCAGCCCAAGAATTCTGCGAACTTTAAGCTCGACCGCCTTGGGGCATTGAGTGACGGAGTGATCGCGATCGCAATTACGATTCTGGTCTTGGGAATTCAGGTCCCCTCTCCGCACAAGGTCCCCGAAAGCAAGCTGACCGATTATCTCTACAACTCGATCGATCCCATGATCGGGTTTGTGGTGAGCTTTGTTCTGATCGGAACATACTGGCTCGAGCAGTTCATGATCTTTCACTTTCTCACGCACACGACGCGAATGTTCATTGCGCTGAACGGCGTGTTTTTGCTGTGCCTGTCCTTCCTTCCGTTTCCGACTGGGCTGCAGGCAGCGTATCGAAACGACGAACTGGCGATGGCATTTTATGGGTTCGCAAATATGTTGTGCAGCCTCTCGCTTTTATGGATCTGGCTCTACGCCTCCAAGAATCGACAGCTCATTCAACCCAAGATCCCTCAGGAAACCGTTAACCGAATGACGAAGCGGCTTCTCGTCCCGCCGGTGTTCAGCTTGATTGCCATCGGATGCTCATTCATCAGCATCAGCCTGAGTCGACTCGTGTTCCTCGCGATTCCGATTTACCACTTCTCCTACTACGTCGCTGATCCCGGAGTTCACCCGGTCAGTGAAACGGAGTCGTCAGTTTAG
- the secA gene encoding preprotein translocase subunit SecA: MDFFDRLGDFFNTVTAFVESIIRRFFGSSNEREIRRIGFAREKDGTSTVIPGTVLDRINSLEPEMKAKSDSELKETASQLRAKLADGKTLDDILPEAFASVRESGRRNMQMRHYDVQMVGGYILHQGKIAEMTTGEGKTLVSSLPAFLNALSGHVHIVTVNDYLAKRDMEWMGPLHMALGLNLGAIQSQMRPNERQKQYAADICYGTNNEFGFDYLRDNMKPTRELQVQGPLDYAVVDEIDNILIDEARTPLIISGPAYDDITKYPKADRISRQLTRDVHFEVKEKEHTCHLTDEGVRKAEELAGVESFYSAGNMEWPHLIDNSLKAHYLYKRDVNYVVENGEVVIVDEHTGRKMPGRQWSDGLHQAVEAKEGVRIKEVSQTLATITLQNYFKLYSKLCGMTGTAMTEANEFYKIYGLDVVAVPTNRPMQRINYNDQVYRTEREKWNAVVDEVVEIHKSGRPVLVGTVSIEKSERLSSMLGKRGVKHDVLNAKNHEREAEIVAQAGRLGGVTIATNMAGRGTDIILGGNPEHMAWETLKNKYASRLDIPKEEWDALSDKIAEEEGMKVDGRKVAEVGGLHVIGTERHDSRRIDLQLRGRAGRQGDPGSSRFFLSLEDDLMRIFAGDKVKGMLTWLGMEEGEAIEHPMVSNQIQKAQKRVEERHFEARKSLLEYDEVMDHQRKEVYGYRQDILDGVNCRGLIVEMLNKQIEKWAMQFLSREYRWETASAFATQNLGLAVDPEDLSGMDFDQMVDFMKDEGARQAEVLIEDQLAENLPEDGDHRDWNWRTLATWVNRHFGLNTNDRELRKLAKDGMPDDELNRDQVFRYLNQRATEAIERWDFSPLETILADDFGAKQLSGWLRHHFGVEMPADEFTKHEDPQTVVDLVQDRVLDRYREKEIRFPVLVGMNRYIAGQNSDREGLIQWANSRFETNLSEDDLKEKERQQVAEILIDRSRDFFPTAKEREELYVLLDDVFTLRPEGEEEEARDLTRLLDYLRERMEIRIAENEVVELEPVKGRNLCLQKVDQRFRPELGQAERVLILEMLDHAWKEHLYYMDHLRSGIGLVGYAQKDPKVEYKREGMKAFEQMWERIAEQVTSAIFRLESESSAQFLDSLWANASAHHAQAQSAATEYSQAPAEEGAQTEPGQQTKAVETIRNFDEKVGRNDPCPCGSGKKYKKCCGAN; encoded by the coding sequence ATGGACTTCTTTGATCGTCTGGGCGATTTCTTTAACACAGTTACCGCCTTCGTTGAGAGCATTATTCGCAGATTCTTTGGTTCTTCGAACGAGCGTGAAATCCGCCGAATCGGGTTTGCTCGCGAGAAAGACGGAACATCAACCGTCATTCCCGGAACCGTCCTGGATCGCATCAACTCTCTCGAACCAGAAATGAAAGCCAAGTCGGACAGCGAACTCAAAGAGACCGCGTCCCAGCTACGTGCGAAACTCGCCGACGGCAAAACTCTCGATGACATCCTTCCGGAAGCTTTCGCCTCCGTTCGTGAGTCCGGTCGCCGGAACATGCAGATGCGTCATTACGACGTGCAGATGGTCGGGGGTTACATTCTCCATCAGGGTAAAATCGCCGAGATGACCACGGGGGAAGGAAAAACCCTCGTCTCCTCACTTCCCGCTTTTCTGAATGCACTCTCTGGCCATGTTCACATCGTGACGGTTAACGATTATCTGGCGAAACGCGATATGGAGTGGATGGGGCCGTTGCATATGGCTCTCGGTCTGAATCTCGGAGCGATTCAGTCTCAGATGCGGCCCAACGAACGCCAAAAGCAGTACGCAGCGGACATCTGCTACGGAACGAACAACGAATTCGGCTTCGACTACCTCCGTGACAATATGAAGCCTACGCGCGAGCTTCAGGTGCAAGGCCCGCTCGACTACGCCGTCGTCGACGAAATCGACAATATTCTCATCGACGAAGCACGAACTCCGCTCATTATCTCTGGACCGGCTTACGACGATATCACGAAGTATCCGAAAGCGGATCGTATCTCTCGTCAGTTGACCCGCGACGTTCACTTCGAAGTCAAAGAAAAGGAACACACCTGCCATCTCACTGATGAGGGTGTTCGCAAAGCGGAAGAACTTGCTGGCGTCGAAAGCTTCTATTCCGCCGGCAATATGGAATGGCCGCATCTGATCGACAACTCGCTCAAAGCTCATTACCTCTACAAGCGTGATGTGAACTACGTCGTTGAAAATGGCGAAGTTGTCATCGTCGACGAACACACCGGACGAAAAATGCCCGGTCGGCAGTGGAGTGATGGACTGCATCAAGCTGTCGAGGCGAAAGAAGGCGTTCGAATTAAGGAAGTCAGCCAGACGCTCGCCACGATTACGCTTCAGAACTACTTCAAGCTGTACTCGAAGCTGTGCGGAATGACCGGTACAGCGATGACGGAAGCGAACGAATTCTACAAGATCTACGGTCTGGACGTGGTTGCTGTTCCGACGAACCGACCGATGCAACGCATCAACTACAACGATCAGGTGTATCGCACCGAGCGAGAAAAATGGAACGCTGTCGTTGACGAAGTGGTCGAAATCCACAAGTCCGGTCGTCCGGTTCTCGTGGGTACGGTTTCGATCGAGAAGAGTGAACGCCTAAGCTCGATGCTCGGCAAGCGCGGCGTCAAACACGATGTCCTGAACGCGAAGAATCACGAACGCGAAGCTGAAATCGTGGCTCAGGCGGGACGTCTCGGCGGTGTCACCATCGCAACGAATATGGCTGGTCGAGGAACAGACATCATCCTCGGCGGAAACCCAGAGCACATGGCTTGGGAAACTCTCAAGAACAAATACGCTTCGCGACTGGATATCCCGAAAGAAGAATGGGATGCCCTCTCTGACAAGATCGCTGAAGAAGAAGGCATGAAAGTCGACGGCCGAAAGGTGGCTGAAGTCGGCGGATTGCACGTGATCGGAACTGAACGGCACGACTCACGACGAATCGACTTGCAGCTTCGCGGTCGAGCAGGACGTCAGGGAGATCCCGGTTCCAGCCGCTTCTTCCTGTCTCTCGAAGACGACCTGATGCGAATTTTCGCTGGGGACAAAGTCAAAGGGATGCTGACATGGCTCGGAATGGAAGAAGGCGAAGCCATCGAGCACCCCATGGTCTCGAATCAGATTCAGAAAGCTCAGAAGCGTGTCGAAGAACGGCACTTCGAAGCCCGTAAAAGTCTGCTGGAATATGACGAAGTCATGGACCACCAGCGTAAGGAAGTTTACGGATACCGCCAGGACATTCTCGATGGCGTGAACTGCCGGGGTCTCATCGTCGAGATGCTCAACAAGCAGATCGAAAAATGGGCGATGCAGTTCCTCTCACGAGAATACCGTTGGGAAACCGCATCTGCATTCGCGACACAGAATCTGGGTCTGGCTGTCGATCCTGAAGACTTGAGCGGCATGGATTTCGACCAGATGGTCGACTTCATGAAAGACGAAGGAGCCCGACAGGCAGAAGTGCTCATCGAGGACCAACTCGCGGAGAATCTTCCCGAAGATGGAGATCATCGCGACTGGAACTGGCGAACACTCGCGACGTGGGTCAATCGTCACTTCGGCTTGAACACCAACGATCGCGAACTCCGCAAGCTCGCCAAAGACGGAATGCCCGACGACGAACTCAATCGAGATCAGGTCTTCCGCTACTTGAATCAACGAGCGACCGAAGCGATCGAGCGTTGGGACTTCAGCCCGCTGGAGACGATCCTCGCAGACGACTTCGGAGCGAAACAATTGTCAGGATGGCTGCGGCATCACTTTGGTGTCGAAATGCCTGCCGATGAATTCACGAAACACGAAGATCCTCAAACCGTTGTCGATCTGGTGCAGGATCGCGTTCTCGACAGATACCGGGAAAAAGAGATTCGGTTCCCCGTGCTGGTGGGAATGAACCGCTACATCGCAGGGCAGAACAGCGATCGCGAAGGACTGATCCAATGGGCCAACAGCCGCTTCGAGACCAATCTCAGCGAAGACGATCTCAAGGAAAAGGAACGTCAACAGGTCGCAGAAATCCTGATCGATCGCAGCCGGGACTTCTTCCCGACAGCCAAAGAGCGCGAAGAGTTGTACGTTCTGCTGGACGACGTTTTCACGCTGCGGCCAGAAGGTGAAGAAGAGGAAGCTCGGGATCTCACACGGTTGCTCGACTACCTTCGCGAACGGATGGAGATCCGGATTGCTGAAAACGAAGTCGTTGAGTTGGAACCGGTCAAAGGACGCAACCTTTGTCTGCAAAAAGTCGACCAACGCTTCCGACCGGAATTGGGTCAAGCAGAACGTGTTCTGATTCTCGAAATGCTCGACCACGCCTGGAAAGAGCACCTCTACTACATGGACCATCTCCGCAGCGGAATTGGCCTCGTGGGATATGCTCAAAAGGACCCGAAGGTCGAATACAAACGCGAGGGAATGAAAGCGTTTGAGCAAATGTGGGAACGAATCGCTGAGCAAGTGACTTCGGCGATCTTCCGTCTCGAGTCAGAGAGTTCCGCTCAGTTCCTCGACTCGCTGTGGGCGAACGCTTCTGCTCATCATGCACAAGCTCAGTCGGCAGCCACCGAGTATTCGCAGGCCCCTGCTGAAGAAGGCGCCCAAACGGAACCGGGGCAACAGACCAAAGCTGTTGAAACGATCCGTAACTTCGATGAGAAAGTCGGCCGTAACGACCCGTGCCCATGCGGCAGCGGCAAGAAATACAAGAAGTGCTGCGGGGCCAACTAG
- the pyk gene encoding pyruvate kinase has translation MTQYLEPVLTKTKIVATVGPASQDRDRLHKLILSGVDIFRLNFAHGRYDVMADVVKSIRELSAELKRSIGILGDLAGPKLRLGELPDEGLALQAGELCYFAREIPSSDPNILTTTYPGMIDDLQVGNQILMADGIVSVRVVEKEPDRIVCEVEQPGRIFSRQGVNLPGSQLQLSSLTPKDLDDLQWGLENRLDFISLSFVRRAADVAGLRERIEKFSPDFRPLIVAKIEKPEAVDDLENILSETDVVMVARGDLGVEVDIVRVPALQKRIIKECNRRRVPVITATQMLESMQQNELPTRAEATDVANAVLDGTDAVMLSAETAVGRHPSRVVSMMSRITREIEPLVPSNKDLPMGRSSRNPATELTKAVTLGAIHAAEEIRANLIFVLTRSGKTAFAISEIRSPVPIVALTDDPQTARWLSVAWGVHTVVTDIGHETPTQMRDFAIGWGMSEGLLHSGDRIAIVGTTDWSDVGKNLMMVHAVP, from the coding sequence ATGACGCAGTATTTGGAACCGGTGCTGACGAAGACGAAGATCGTGGCGACTGTTGGCCCCGCCAGCCAGGATCGCGATCGACTCCACAAGTTGATTCTGTCAGGAGTCGACATCTTCCGCCTGAACTTTGCCCATGGACGCTACGACGTGATGGCTGACGTTGTGAAGTCGATTCGCGAGCTCTCGGCAGAACTCAAACGATCGATCGGGATACTTGGCGACCTCGCAGGCCCGAAACTCCGATTGGGAGAACTTCCGGATGAGGGGCTCGCTCTGCAGGCTGGTGAATTGTGTTATTTCGCACGCGAAATCCCATCCAGCGATCCCAACATCCTCACGACGACTTACCCCGGCATGATCGATGATCTGCAGGTCGGCAATCAAATTCTGATGGCCGACGGAATCGTTTCGGTTCGAGTGGTTGAGAAAGAGCCCGATCGGATTGTTTGCGAGGTCGAACAACCGGGGCGAATTTTCAGTCGACAGGGTGTCAATCTCCCGGGAAGTCAGCTTCAGCTGTCGAGTCTCACTCCGAAAGACCTCGATGATTTGCAGTGGGGGCTGGAAAATCGCCTCGACTTCATCAGCCTCAGCTTTGTTCGTCGAGCAGCTGACGTCGCTGGCTTGCGTGAACGAATCGAAAAATTCAGCCCCGATTTTCGACCATTGATCGTGGCGAAGATTGAGAAACCGGAAGCTGTCGATGACTTGGAAAACATCCTCAGCGAAACCGACGTCGTGATGGTGGCTCGCGGTGATCTCGGAGTGGAAGTCGATATCGTGCGCGTTCCAGCACTTCAAAAGCGGATCATCAAAGAGTGCAATCGACGACGTGTTCCCGTGATCACAGCCACACAAATGCTGGAAAGCATGCAGCAGAATGAATTGCCAACCCGAGCTGAGGCGACCGATGTCGCCAACGCCGTGCTGGATGGAACAGACGCCGTCATGCTTTCAGCCGAGACCGCTGTCGGGAGACATCCCTCCCGAGTTGTGAGCATGATGAGTCGGATCACTCGTGAGATTGAACCGCTTGTTCCGTCGAACAAAGATCTGCCCATGGGACGGTCTTCGCGAAACCCCGCGACGGAATTGACCAAAGCGGTCACGCTCGGGGCGATTCATGCTGCGGAAGAGATTCGTGCGAACCTGATCTTTGTCCTCACTCGCTCGGGGAAGACAGCCTTCGCCATCTCCGAGATTCGCAGCCCCGTTCCAATTGTTGCACTGACAGACGATCCGCAAACAGCCCGCTGGCTTTCAGTCGCTTGGGGTGTGCATACCGTGGTCACTGATATTGGCCATGAGACACCGACCCAAATGCGCGACTTCGCGATCGGATGGGGGATGTCCGAAGGACTTCTACATTCAGGTGACCGAATTGCCATCGTCGGGACGACCGACTGGTCCGATGTCGGGAAAAACCTGATGATGGTTCACGCGGTTCCGTGA